The genomic DNA gtaattgttgtgttttttaactcctaccttcccatttctgttggattttcttttagattcctttttatcctcaaccatcttgagcctattatttaactgttctaaggtcatgtgccctacattcaccttactgacatctttggatgtgcttgcttcttctttgacaaagttctttgaagttgaaccaaactttttgttgagtttctttagattctctcttttagaaacatctgcctgttttgattgaggaaccttcaacggatgctccttttcttccttcaacggataactttcatcatccgttgattccacatccgttgacagcccatcaattaattccagtttctttttatttttatcccaggcagtttcacagaatgattcaattccttggaccttagcaatttgagcacttacatccctagatgtcttccaggctttaatcacctcttgctctttctctaattgattggaaagtatttctactttcttaacagattcagctagttcattttcaacagatatacaatgcaactttgttttctctaggtcaatcatcttatcttctaacaaagcatttctattacttaaaaacagattgttctctctaatcctactattttctttagcaagagatttaagagacacacgcaaatgatacaattcggtagacatgtcattaaaagcatcattgcactcttctttagtaagctgtgttaagtcagtagtgattacctgattgcttgatgaactaacttcattttcttcagaatcagccatgagagcaaggttgacatactccacatcttcatcctcttcatctccattagctgcccagtccctttcttgagtaatgaaagccctctccttttgcttgagtagatcaaaatatttctttttgtaatctacttgttcaaatttcttcttttcagaagttggctttctgcactcacctgcaaagtgtccacttataccacaattgaaacacttgaacttggatttgtccacagtgtttttgtgaggtttagtggctctagtgtttttcttgaatttcatctttgcaaatcttctggacagaaatgcaagatgctcatcaataccatctgagtcatcttggctggagttgtcttcattttcagcaacttgctctttccccttgcttgattcctgatttcttataccatctttggagtttgatgtagatctcgcagtttcttgtctgcatttcctctcatcttcagctaccaatgcaactgaacttcctttctttctccccttctccaatacctcatcctgttccagctctagttcataagtcttcaagattccatacaatctttcaagagtgaagtccttataatattgagagtttcttaaggagacagtcatgggtttccattcctttggcaaggatcttaaaaatttaagatttgaatccttcacctggtacactcttccatacagcttcagtccattcaacagcttttggaacctattgaatgtttcatttaaagattcattttcttcaaaatgaaagtattcatactgttgaatgagaagctgcattttgttttctttcacttgttctgtaccttcacacagtagttgaactgtgtcccaaacctctttggcagttgtgcaatttatcacattatcaaacatatccatgttaagaccattaaacaaaatgttcatagccttcttatccttgtggacttcttctgtgtcttccattgtccattctgctctaggttttggaatggattgaccaacatcaactgtggctgtagcaactgttgctactttgtggggaatgtgaggaccattctcaatgcagtttacataaccttcatcttgggagagtagatgaaggtgcattttcaccttccaatggtgataactgtctttgtcaagaactgggatctttactccaatatccttcttactcatctttgttagattccaagatctttaaactctttgtatgtcaagagcctgctctgataccaattgttattcctagtggactaacaatgagatttacagaaggggggttgaatgtaaatctcaaaactttttcaagttttgagcagtttatgaaagttgtgtgttcaagaagaacaagtgtgtgaattgctttaagctaatacagacagatatatattcaagcacaaatataaagaacacaacagaccttaaaaacttttctggtggatttgttgttccaccagagatggtattttagaaaatctgtgattaaacaatgttgatcacagctgcatcctagtacaaactagatgaattttctctcaatatttttctaaacagctctggaaaatctcacatctaattactagcttctacttggtttatatattaccaagtgtacaagtgaagaacaatataaaatacagtaataaaataagatcttcacttgcttcttttcctgttcactccagtactttgttgactattgcatctttgtactagagaagaacggctgctttttctgttgttcctgaaattcggctaccacatttcagttgtctctatcaacccatgtgcctctgtttgtaggtacaactaccccttatcaacggctaatcatcagaacatccgttgaagctttcatccgttgatgcactcatccgttgaaggatgttatccgttgaagctttcatccgttgatgcactcatccgttgaaggatgttatccgttgatgactttatccgttgaagctttagagacatccgttgaagcttagcttctcatccgttgaaggtctttaagtcatccgttgataccacttcacttatacaaaattacaaggcatgaagtatttacaattggccttcctatctgcatatcatctagtagtcaacatgactcatagtttctctcaacttccaagaattacattttaaatacagagactgaaatatgctacaacactagacttatttctaagtaaagctacaccatcaacggatagccaaagtggtcttatccgttgaggctacagacactaaatttctacttaagtattttgttaaacatatcatcaaactaatgcacatacattcctaacaatcacTCTTCATTCCTAATACAAAATGGATGGTTATACTGAATTTATTACAATATCTCATGATGATATGTAAACCACACTTTTTTATTATATGTCACTCCATCTTTCCCACAGGAGCCCCAGTCTGATGTTAAAGCCAGTTTCTAAAATCCTACAATATATTATTGATGTAACTTCATCAAGTGTTCAGAGACGGAATTTTAATTGTTAATCTTTGTTGGTTCACATTCTTTTTATATAAGCTTATACAAAGAAACTTACCTAACACAAGACGAAATAGTGATAGTACTAGATACAGGATAAATTGAATTACATGAATAACCAATTTACTGAGATTCATCTCATTTATAAATTTGTGAGAGGTGACTAAAATTCTGTTTGAGCGAGCAAAAATTCCTGTTGCAGATCTTTCCTCATTTTAAAGATTTCATGCCACATTGGTAGTTATGATCATGTGATCATAAATAACTACTGAAGATTAAGAATGTCCAGTAGACACTGGAATACTTTCTAAACTTCTAAAAGAAGACAAGTAGTTAACCGCCATACAGGCTACAACATCATTTGGATATAAACACAAAATTTGGAAAATGAGAGACACGACAGCTTGGTCAAGATATTAAGGAACACAATACAGTAACAAAACACATTAAGCATGTTCCAAATTCCATAGTTCCTTGATACCGTATTCAATAAAATAAGAATCAATTGAATTTTCAAACAGCATTACATTCTAAACACAGATCTATGAACTGTCATTCTGTTTGTAATATGTATACAGAGTATGCTTGTATGTATGATCACTAAAATACACATATAACCCTATGTGGACTTAATTTCTCACCGTACAAATTGCCAGTAGCTAGAATGATTAGCTAAACACCGGCAGGAATGGTAAAAGTAACTGTATGCTGCTGTCTTGCATTTGATGGACCCTGTATCGATGTATTAATAACATTACTAAATTCAGAACTGATGCTCGAACTTGTGTTATCCCTACTTAGTTTAACCTCCAATGTTTCCTCTTCAGCTACCATCTCACCATCCACCTCTTCTTCTGACCAATAAGAACCATCTTCATCTTCAGAAACAAAGCTGCAATCATCTGAGAGAGACGAGTAATCAAGCTCATCATCAACATCAGACAGCAACAATAAAGAGCTGCCAGTATTTACATCTGAAACCTCCTCAGACTCTTCATCCTGATCATCCTCAACTAAACCTTCCAAAAATGGATGATTTAAGAGCATCTCCGCAGTCAGCCTATACATAGGATTCCTAACAAAACAACCCTTCAAGAAGCTCCTCGCCTCAACTGACACATCCTCCGGAATCTTAGGCAATTCATGCCGATCACCAATCTTAGCCAGAAGCTCATCAGCACTACAATCCTCCATTCCCCACGGATGCTTCCCCGTGAGCATCTCTAGCACAATACAACCAACTCCCCAAATATCAGACGCAAACCCTTGAACACAATCCGTCACAGCCTCAGGTGCCAAATACATCGGAGTCCCCCTCCAATAGGGACtcaacttcctcttcttactcaCCTTATCCCTCTTAGCCAACCCTAAATCACCAATCTTTACCCTAAATTCACCTTTCCCATTTCTCACTAACAACACATTATCCGGCTTCAAATCACAATGCACATACCCAGACTCATGAATATCATAAACCCCCCTCAACATCCCTCTAGCATACCTCCTCACATCCAATTCCCCTAACCGCGATTTCTTGATCAAATCACCTAAACTCCCACCACAACCATACTCCAACAAcaaattataaaccatttcaccattCTCACCAACACTAATCTCTTCACCAAAACACCTAATCACATAATCACACCTCCCAACATTACTCAACACCTCCTTCTCCTTCTGAATTGACCCCGAAATCGAAACCTCAGCCGATTTCACAGCCATAACACACGGAAAACACCTAAACCTCGATCTGGGCCTCTTCAAATTCGCAAGAAAAACACACCCAAAACTCCCCTTCCCAATCATTTGGCCTCTAATCCAAGCCACACCATTCCCATACTTATAATCATCACAACCCTTAAACTCACCCATTAAAAACAACAAAAAAATGTTTGTTTTGATCACTTGGGGTCTCTTAAAACGTTGAATTACATACAAAAACAATGAAAATCAAGTTGAATTTGCAAATTGGTTTTTGAATTATGATCAAGGCAATACAAAATACAACCTGGTTTTTAACTAAAGAACAATATAGGGTTTATATGTAATAAATATAGAACATCAAGTAGAGAGAGATTATATGTATATGAAGTTGGGATCATCAATGTGATTAACAAAATCTAGAGAATTTTATATATAGAATATTAGTTGATGTTTGTATAAGCCGCGTTCCCCTGTTTGGAGGAGTAGAATTTAGTTTTAACGGTCATGTGTCCAAATGAATTTATTCGAGATTATATTTATGTTTTTCAACTTATTTACAAAAATTAGATGGAATCCGGGCATATTCCCggttatattatatatattttttataaaaatatattttaaaataattaaatttcaaTATGTATTATATTTATATCTTGTTATGATACTGAGAAgttgaataaaattataaatataaatgcttaaaaagagtaaaataaaaattattttatttttttattattattaaaatatataatacaTTGATGAATATTTAAATTACTGGAAAAGAGAACTAGTGGAGAATTTAAAAATGAGGGAGAAATGAGGAAGACAGAAAATGAGTGAAGGTTATAAATGAAAGAGATATATTGAAAGTATAATTAATTAGGGGAATATGTTAGTGAAAGATGAAATCATCAAATTAATGTGAGTTTGACGATGTGATGATCAGCTATTTAAAGAGAGTTTGATACATCGGCAAAAATGACATCAGCTGTACTCTTAGTATATTGTAGATATGGTTAATATTGCATATAAGGGTGTAGAGGAGATTGCTCGAAATTGCATCCGAGATTGCAAATATTGGATGTTACTCGAAAACTGCATACGTGATTGTAAATGTTGCGGATCGTGTTTTTGAAAATACTTTCCGTAACATTagtatttttgaaaaaaatccCATAATATTATCCAAAATTATTTTGATGATTTAATAGTAACATgcgttttttttaaaaaaagcaATATTGAAATTCTTACGAATGTCATTTATTCGGTATCAacctttttttaaaaatttattaggCTATATatagcaaataattatttttaagtaaGAATCGAATTCATGCGACGACAAGAGAATTTATTAGATTCATTCGGAAATCAAAAGTTAAATAATTCAACGATTAAATTAGCATTCTGAATTGATAAATGATGCGAGTTAGGCGGCCTCTCACGGCTTCTTAACTTGTTTGGTTACAAGTCCTTGGCTTCTAATTACTTGCAAGTTAGCAACTCTTTGGATTCAGGTAACCACTagtttaatttaaatttaatagtTTCACGCAGACTAGTTATTAGATCAATATAGTTTTTATCGAATATACAAACACTaatgttggaaaatatgggtataagttCCATATTGATAATTTTGAGTATTATGACTAAAAtatgtgtgagatatgatgatattctcttaataatgtaaattattattttccattagaatttggctcaaatatcatggcataaattaatttgattttgtttcagattaattgatatggtgtatgtcttgatatatttaatctgattatATTTCAGATTATTTGTGGAATAGAGTAACTTGCAAGTATTACATTGATTCCATAAttattgatatttaattatggaaaagagtagcgcacaagtcgatctacacctatataaacaccttCAAGGTGTTAGGGTTAaacacaccaaaaacatattcgctTCTAAACACAAAATCCTATCTCTTTCTCTGTTGGTGATAGTTTCGTGCACGTTCAaactcgctgaaggtgctcgttatccgtgACGCCGCCGCTAACTCGTTTGATCCTGAGAGGCTagcacatacggtgagaggcgaaatagctttaaagagacagtttcaactggactcgaggatctctttTCTGCTTATATCGTTTCTTTTTTttgtttgatttcgtttactcacgcacacacttgtttgatttatatgtattaatcacATATTGTATTCGCAATCTAATGCGTGTAATTTTTATAAAACTAATGGTACTCTACAAACATGTATGTTTCTATATTGCCAAATGCCTTGTGTATAGAATATAAATACAAAGAAGTGTAAGAAAAGGTAATTAATTGGACAATTAAGACATCATTATATAAAACATCAGCGTATTTTGCAGTTATTTGAGGCtgaaaaaccaaaatacccaTCATTTGGGGAAATTTGCCTAAAATGCAGATTGGCGGGGTGTTCCGCCCTAAATACCCACTAAATACGTATTCCTCACATGCGCATattccattttttttaaaatttgtaaaGAACATGTATGTACAAAATACGTGTTGCTTTTTTGACTTTTAGCGAATACGCATTTCTTACTAATTTCAAAAAGGAACACGCATTCTTAACATGGGTGTTCTttacaatttaaaaaaaaaaactgaaTACGCATATTAAGAATGTGTAACCTGTGGGCATTTAGGACGGAACTCGCGCACATAGGCATTTTGTGCACTAGAAACTGAAAAGTGGTGTACTTTAGGGATTCTCTCGTTGAGCAAGTCCAATGCAATGTTATATTTGGTGTTATTACTATATTATAGCATCAAACGCAAAAATACTCAACTCCGAAGGTGTGCGCTACTTAGATACAAATATGTATCTTTGGTTTTATATTTGAAACCAAGAATGCATATATGCATCCTTACCCCATCTTCTATCACTACAATGGGGGGAagttaaataattattatattgtACACTACAAAgtatcaaaataatattaaattaggTAGAAGTTAAAAAATTTATGGAAATTTGAAAATAGTTATGAAACTAGTTTTAAAGTGCAACTTATATTTTAGCACTAAAAAACactttttaattttatataatagtaatagataTAACTATTTTACATTTAGCATTAGACTTAACACGAACATGATTTATATCAAGGGGAGGTTTGTTTTTACCCGGGGAAGTCCAATTGGGGAATAATATATGATTCTATATTCTAGCCAATGAACATGGTATTGAACCAAGTATATACTGATTTAATGTGTTACAAATGCATGTTTGGTCAAGGACGAAAAATAGAGGGTGAGCAGCtctaatattataatttatttattttacatcTTGTGTTAAAATagtataatattataatttatgtCAAATATAGAATGTGAAACTATAATTCACACCTATCTTACCTCATCAAAAACTAAAAAGTTAGCtagaaaaattaattttatattcaaaATAGTGGGATACTTGCGTATGATGAAATTTAGAACAAAATATAAAACAAATCATTGGAGGCATGATATTTTTTTAACACCAAAAAGTAAAATTACTTTTTGATACTAAATTATAACAATAACTATACTTATTTTTACACCACCATTGAACATGCTCTTACAAAATTTAAAAGATAAACATTATTTGCTTTTAATCTATCATTTTTCAGATTTACATCATCgctttatattatatataaagtgtccgtttgagaaattttaaaataagtatcTTATGACTtaaattgaataaataaattGTAAGTGATAAATAGATGAatgcttataagttatataagtgtttgaataaaagtcagaatttttttacttaactgaataaaaataaataaatttaaatacaattatcttaattcatgaattttaaattaaaaatatattttaaaatacatattttaaaatcaaagttAATAAAACTAAGTGGAGAAAAAGTAAGTTGTTACTAATATTAAATTTATcagtttataaaatttataagttgtaaattcaactgTATCTATAAACATACGAGTCATTACCAGTTTATAAGCACACCCCACGAGTGTCAAAGTGCAGGCATTTAAATTATATACCCCTTGATAAATTTGTATTAGCGGGTAAACATTACTCCCTCCGTCCATATTGTTTTTCCCCTTTGACTTTCGTTACTGTTCGTGataagcgattgactactaatttaccTCTAATTTATAAGATCAAACATAGTTATGtgtgattttgttggattcgtatttatgagtactttaatacaataaaatttttatatttaatactaatacggtattaaagatat from Apium graveolens cultivar Ventura chromosome 5, ASM990537v1, whole genome shotgun sequence includes the following:
- the LOC141661965 gene encoding mitogen-activated protein kinase kinase kinase 20-like — translated: MGEFKGCDDYKYGNGVAWIRGQMIGKGSFGCVFLANLKRPRSRFRCFPCVMAVKSAEVSISGSIQKEKEVLSNVGRCDYVIRCFGEEISVGENGEMVYNLLLEYGCGGSLGDLIKKSRLGELDVRRYARGMLRGVYDIHESGYVHCDLKPDNVLLVRNGKGEFRVKIGDLGLAKRDKVSKKRKLSPYWRGTPMYLAPEAVTDCVQGFASDIWGVGCIVLEMLTGKHPWGMEDCSADELLAKIGDRHELPKIPEDVSVEARSFLKGCFVRNPMYRLTAEMLLNHPFLEGLVEDDQDEESEEVSDVNTGSSLLLLSDVDDELDYSSLSDDCSFVSEDEDGSYWSEEEVDGEMVAEEETLEVKLSRDNTSSSISSEFSNVINTSIQGPSNARQQHTVTFTIPAGV